TTGCTATCCTTGTAGAGCTTAACCTGTACGGGGTAGTCGTTCTCCCAGATGGTGGTTAGCGGAAGTCCGTTAAGCGAGGCTAGGAGCGAGGTTGCTACCAGACTTTTTGTGTATCCCATTCGGTTGGCCTTGTCCTTATCCATGTCGACATGGATGTTTTGCTGCTGCTGATCCCAATCGGTACGAACCCAAGCTAGGTTTTTTGTCTTAGCAAGGATGGCGTTAACCTGCTTTTCGGCAGCGCGCAGGTCGGCAATGGAATCACCTGAAATGCGGATCTCGATAGGCGCCTTGGTGGCCAGTAACGAGAGAATTTTAAACTTAACGTGTGCATTGGGGTATGCATCGGCGAGCTTAGAGGCGTACTCGGCGTAGAGCTCCTTGGTAGCATCGTTGGAGGTGGTATTGACGAGCATCTGGCCGTAGTTGTGCGCGGGCATGTTGGGCGCATACACCGTGTGGAAGCGGGGCGAGCCGGTTCCGATAAAGCTGGTAACATTGGTGACGCGGCTATCCTTCTTCAGCGTTTTTTCGACACTGCTAAGTACGGCATCGGTGCTTTCGAGCGACGAGCCGGTAGGGAGGTAAACCTCGATGGCCAGCTGGTTGCGCTCCATGTCGGGGAAAAGCTGCTGCTTAACTTGGCCGAAGAGCACGAAGGAGAGCAGCACAGAGCCTATGCCAATTCCAACGGTTGTCTTCGGATTTCGGAAGGCTGCCTCCAGCGTTTTATCGAAGAAGTCCTGCAGCCTATCGAGCATCGACTTGCCCTTCTTTTCCGAAGCCGCATTCTTTTTATCCGTACCATCGGTTTGATTATCATGTTCGTGATGGAGTAATCCCTTCTTGATGAAGCGGTAGTTGAGGTAGGGAACAATAAGGATCGCTACCAGAATAGATACAAAGAGGGCGATGGCAATGGTGTAAGGGAAGGCAAAGACGAACTCGCCGGATACGCCGGGAAGGAATATGCTTAGCGGAAGGTAGGCCGAGATGATTGCCAGCGTTGCGGCAATGATAGGAACCAGCAGCTCCTTGGCGCTCTTAACGGCAGCCTTCCAGGGGTCCATGCCGTGGTCGAGCTTCTCGACGTGGTTGTCGATTACCACGATGGAGTTGTCGACAATCATACCCAGAACCACGATAAGGGCGGCAAGGCTAACGGTGTCGAGCTCGAAGCCGACGAAGAAGAGGATACCCAAGGTGATGAGCACCGCGATGGGCACGGTGACGCCAGCAACCGACGCAACTCTAATGGGGAGCAGCAGCATGGTAACCAGAATCACGGAGATGATGGCAAGCATAAACTCCTCCAGAAAGTTTGAGATCGACTCGTCGACGTACTTGGGGAGCTCGGAGATCTTTTCGACCTTAACATCCTTAGAGGTGTAGCCCTCGAATGTTTGAATGGCCTTATCGATATCCTTACCAAACTGTACGATGTTGTTGCCGGGCTGCATCTCCAGTGATAGGAGGATGGTATTTCTTCCATTCTGGCGGATGTAGCTGTCGGGATCCTCGTACTTGCGTTCGATGGTGGCGATATCCTTTAGGCGAACGACGTTGCCGTTGGGATCGGAGTAGACGATTTGCTCGTAGAGGTCTTTCTCGGACTCGAAGTTGGTGGGGAAGTGAACGGTGAGGTCGTTCTTGCCATCCTTGAGCACGCCAGCGCTGTTGACCATGCCGTTGGACTGGTAGGCGTTGAGGAGCGAGAGCGATTTGATGTTGTACTCGTTGAGCTTTTCGGGGCGCACCTTAACGTGGATCTGCTCCTTTTGTAGCCCGTAGTGCTTAATCTTGGAGGCGGCCGGAATCTTGCGGCACTCGGCCTCGAGGCGCTTGAGATCCTGCTCCATCTCCTTGTACGACTTGGTGTCGGAGGAGAGGGTGATGAGGAGCGCGGCTGTATCGCCAAAGTCGTTGTTGGCCACTAGGGCAAGCACGCCCGATGGCAGCGAAGCTTTCAGCTCGTTAAGGCCGTGGCGGAGCTTGGACCAGAAGCGGTCGGAGTCTTTAACGTCGTCGTTTAGCTCCACGAAGATGTACATGATGCCATCGCGCGACTGCGAGTAGGTTTTGGCCTTCTTCACCTCCTTGTATCCGAAGATGTAGTTCTCGACCTCCTTGGTTAGCTGCTCCTCGACCTCGGCCGAGGTTGCACCCGGGTAAACACCCACTACAAGACCCTGACGGATGGTAAACTCGGGGAATTCGTTGCGGGGCATCTCCTTTAGCGCCCACACACCTATAATAAGAAGGAGTGCTGCCACCGTAAATACGATGTTCCTATACTTCATGGCGGCCTCTATAAATCCGATTTTTCTTGCGCCCATACTAGTAAACGATTTTGGCGTTGTTGGTAAGCTTTTCTTTTCCTTCGGTTACTACCAAGGAGTTGGCTGATAATCCGGAGAGGATGATAACGCCATTCTGATCGTACTGCCCAGCTGTAACGGTAGTCTTCTTCGCTTTTTAGCGATGGTGTCGACTTCGAAAACGTAGGTTTTCCCTTGGTCGTCCTTATTAACAGCTTGGTAGGGGGCAACGGTGGCTTTTACCAGCTGGTTCTGGTGCACCTTTACGTCGCAAACCATGCCGGGCTTCATCAGTATTTGAGGGTTGGCGGCTTCGATCTTCACCTCGTAGGTGCGAGATATCTGGTCGGCCACTACGCCTACGTTGGTGATGGTACCTTCGAAGGTTCTATCGTTGAGGGCGGAAATGGTGAAGGTTGCCTTGAGGCCCTTGCGGATCTTACCGATTTCGTTTTCGGGGACGGCCACCTTGACGTAGATGCGCTCGATGCGGACAATTTCGAGGGGGGTGACGGCCGAGGCGCTGTGCTGCCCGGGCTCGACGTTGCGCTTGCCGATGATGCCGGCAACGGGTGCGCGAAGGCTAGACTTGGAGAGGCTAGACTTGGAGAGCTCCATCTGCGACTGCGCCTGTTTGAGGTTGGTCTCCATCTCCACCCACTTGATCTCGGGAAGGCTTCCCTTGTCGTATACCACCTTTAGGCGGTCGTAGGCATCCTTGGCTTGGCGGTACTTGGCAACTGCGGCGTTGTACATCGACTCGTTGTCGCTTTTATCGACGGTAGCCAGCAGCTGACCCTTGCGCACGGCGTCGCCCTCCTGCACGAGCACCTGGGTAATGATCCCAGTTGATTGGAAGGTGAGGGGGATGGATTGCTGTGGCTCTACGGTGCCGCTGTAGTGCAGGTCGGTGTTAACCATAACCTCCTTAACCGTTGCTACGTTTACCTTAATGCCATCCTGCGCGTTGGTGCTGGTGGTGGCTGGGTGGTTGGAACAGGCCGTGATGGCCAGCAAGCCAAAGCTGGCAATAATCGTTGTCTTCATATAAATTGTTTTCTTGAAAATACTAAACGTTTGGTATGTTGTGGGGCAAATTAAAAGCCGTACTCGATACGGCTAATCATTTTTCTTGAGGAGCTTGTAGTACTCGAGGACCTGTTTCTTGAGTATTGAGAATGATTCTTCAACATTTGCGGTACTGGAAACAAGGTTTCCGGCAAGGCCCATATGTAGCGAGGTGAAGGTGTAGGCGGTAACTTCGACATTGATGTCGTCGCGAATTTCTCCTCGTTTGATTGCATTTTTTAGCACAACAATCATTTTTGTCTCCTCGTCTTTTACATGCTTATCGGTGCTATCGAGAAACCCCTTGTAGTGGCGCGAGGCATCGACCAAGAAGGAGATGTAGTTGATGGGGGAGAACTCGGCACTGTACGATAGGCAGCTGTCTATTGTATGACGCATCGACTTAATGTTTTCGTCGATAAACTCCTTTAGGGGGATTGTTTCGATATCAAGCGTGCTTACTGGAAATATGAAGTGCTTATCGACCACCGCCTTGAAAAGTTCTTCCTTGTTGAGGAAGTGGTGGTAGAGCGCGCCCTTGGTCATGTCGATGGCCTTGCTGATGTCGCTGATGGAAACGGCCTCGTAGCTGTGGGTTAGGAACAGCTCGTAGCTCTTGTCGATGATATACTCTTTTGTGTCACTCATGGTAGATAAATACTGAACGATCGGTATGCAAATGTAGGAGGATTTACTATTGCTGATTCACGTTTAAGATAAATTAGTGGAAAAAGAGGCGATGTGGCAATGGGCTCTATGGCGAAAGGGGTGTGTGGTATGGCGGTATTTGGTTGTTTATCAGTAAATACATTCAACCATTTGGAGGGGTGTTTACATCTGGTGGACTAATTCTCCAAACTCCACTCATGACTGTTAAAATTGAAGTCTTTATGGGCTATAGGTCTCCGTAAATGGGGTAGGTTTTATGCTTTGGCTTGATGGATGAATCCTTGGTTGACAACAGAATAAAGTTTTACATTTTTGCTACATTTATTGCGGTTCTCCGACAGCAACATTACAATGACTAAGGTGATGCTGTTGCGCTATGGGGTAATTTTGCTTGGCTTTGGTTTAGAGCCTCATTCAAACTGTTTCGAATAATATTGGTTGGCTGAAAGAAGTGATAAATGAAGATATTTGTTCTAAGGTTGCATGTCTTGTGTTGTAGATTGATGATTGTATGGATGTCAATGCTTTTTAGGTTGACCCATAAACGCAGATACTTTGAAAGAAAAATTAGCGTAGGTATTCTAATTCTATCGCTGATGAACTTACTGGTAAGCTGCAGTGGAGGAACGGAGGAGACTGATGAAGGTTCTAGCGAGGCTGAAGCTGGGGTTCGAAATGCTGCAATTACAAAAGGTGCTGATACGCTAACGAATAAGCGTAAACCGAGTTTTGGAAAAAAAAGAAAACATACAACATCAAAATTTGATGATGATGATGGTGTTATGTGTTATATACCAGCATATCAAGAAGTAAAAGATACCACCTCGGTATTACAGGAAAATATATTTCATGATGATTCTAGATATCCTGAATTCCCAGGAGGCGGTGTTGAGGAGTTAATGCGATATCTAAAACGCATGTTAATCTATCCTCAACAAGCTTTTGATATGGGAATAGAGGGTACTGTCTACATAAGGTTTACTATAAATAGAAGTGGAAAGGTGAAAAATGTGAGTGTACTACGAGGTGTTTCTTCGGAATTGGATAAGGAGGCTATTCGAATTATTAGGTCAATGCCGGCATGGATACCAGGGAGACAAAATGGTCGTAATGTAAGTGTCG
This window of the uncultured Acetobacteroides sp. genome carries:
- a CDS encoding efflux RND transporter permease subunit, translating into MGARKIGFIEAAMKYRNIVFTVAALLLIIGVWALKEMPRNEFPEFTIRQGLVVGVYPGATSAEVEEQLTKEVENYIFGYKEVKKAKTYSQSRDGIMYIFVELNDDVKDSDRFWSKLRHGLNELKASLPSGVLALVANNDFGDTAALLITLSSDTKSYKEMEQDLKRLEAECRKIPAASKIKHYGLQKEQIHVKVRPEKLNEYNIKSLSLLNAYQSNGMVNSAGVLKDGKNDLTVHFPTNFESEKDLYEQIVYSDPNGNVVRLKDIATIERKYEDPDSYIRQNGRNTILLSLEMQPGNNIVQFGKDIDKAIQTFEGYTSKDVKVEKISELPKYVDESISNFLEEFMLAIISVILVTMLLLPIRVASVAGVTVPIAVLITLGILFFVGFELDTVSLAALIVVLGMIVDNSIVVIDNHVEKLDHGMDPWKAAVKSAKELLVPIIAATLAIISAYLPLSIFLPGVSGEFVFAFPYTIAIALFVSILVAILIVPYLNYRFIKKGLLHHEHDNQTDGTDKKNAASEKKGKSMLDRLQDFFDKTLEAAFRNPKTTVGIGIGSVLLSFVLFGQVKQQLFPDMERNQLAIEVYLPTGSSLESTDAVLSSVEKTLKKDSRVTNVTSFIGTGSPRFHTVYAPNMPAHNYGQMLVNTTSNDATKELYAEYASKLADAYPNAHVKFKILSLLATKAPIEIRISGDSIADLRAAEKQVNAILAKTKNLAWVRTDWDQQQQNIHVDMDKDKANRMGYTKSLVATSLLASLNGLPLTTIWENDYPVQVKLYKDSNTPKSIKTLQDEYVTSPSTLSGVPLRAFAKLTPEWTEGTIVRRNGIRTLTVQVDVSPNVVPSDVFSEIKPQIDKLKTPNTTISYGGELESQLETYIPMAIALLVSIVMIFFILLFQFKKIKLSLLIMSTMLLGLPGAAIGLYVMHFPFGMTAFMGVTSLCGIVVRNGIILVDYAHELAEKNGYSIYEAALAAGKRRMRPIFLTSAAASVGVISMIASRSPLWGPLGTVICFGLMISMVLTLFILPVVYWLVYRKESTPSSNATIPASTLIIIGMMLAPAMGNAQAAKSAAVSAPIQRHLTLDSCKAIAINNSKTLKQSQQEVLESIEQSKSAFTSYFPVVNATLVAMRAPDYLIKTPATNLPVYDGNPANLAAPTQFTYVPGFNVLDKANVAIVRATQPIYAGGRIVNGNKLASLGKEVSLKQKEMSTTEVLVKTEELFWTIIALQEKMKTVEKYQGFLDTLSRDVANMCKAGLTQRNDLLKVQIKQNELQMNRLKLQNAINLSKMALNQQIGLPNETPIALDCALNQKPTMPQLANKQQATANRVEYQLVGKMVEAEKLQKKMIMGDYLPQLALSAEWDYFDINNSSTKQTFAMVSLSIPISDWWGGSKKIKQQQFKIQRSQLKLEETAEKLELQMSQSQNEVTESVSQIQLSEKMVQQSTENFKISNDNYKSGVIGISDLLEAQALLQQTQNELSEKMCNHQIVISKYQQAFGIYK
- a CDS encoding efflux RND transporter periplasmic adaptor subunit — its product is MKTTIIASFGLLAITACSNHPATTSTNAQDGIKVNVATVKEVMVNTDLHYSGTVEPQQSIPLTFQSTGIITQVLVQEGDAVRKGQLLATVDKSDNESMYNAAVAKYRQAKDAYDRLKVVYDKGSLPEIKWVEMETNLKQAQSQMELSKSSLSKSSLRAPVAGIIGKRNVEPGQHSASAVTPLEIVRIERIYVKVAVPENEIGKIRKGLKATFTISALNDRTFEGTITNVGVVADQISRTYEVKIEAANPQILMKPGMVCDVKVHQNQLVKATVAPYQAVNKDDQGKTYVFEVDTIAKKRRRLPLQLGSTIRMALSSSPDYQPTPW
- a CDS encoding TetR/AcrR family transcriptional regulator; protein product: MSDTKEYIIDKSYELFLTHSYEAVSISDISKAIDMTKGALYHHFLNKEELFKAVVDKHFIFPVSTLDIETIPLKEFIDENIKSMRHTIDSCLSYSAEFSPINYISFLVDASRHYKGFLDSTDKHVKDEETKMIVVLKNAIKRGEIRDDINVEVTAYTFTSLHMGLAGNLVSSTANVEESFSILKKQVLEYYKLLKKND
- a CDS encoding energy transducer TonB, whose amino-acid sequence is MNLLVSCSGGTEETDEGSSEAEAGVRNAAITKGADTLTNKRKPSFGKKRKHTTSKFDDDDGVMCYIPAYQEVKDTTSVLQENIFHDDSRYPEFPGGGVEELMRYLKRMLIYPQQAFDMGIEGTVYIRFTINRSGKVKNVSVLRGVSSELDKEAIRIIRSMPAWIPGRQNGRNVSVDFTIPITFTLE